The following coding sequences are from one Schizosaccharomyces osmophilus chromosome 1, complete sequence window:
- a CDS encoding plasma membrane arginine/lysine amino acid transmembrane transporter Cat1 has protein sequence MEADRKNSQEKKAFDSAESNTTTFQTTEAKLYPSESRTSSYEKPPETEGFFKKLVNDFRPAPPTDRPDGVGLKRKLNNRHMQMISIGGAIGSGLYVGSGSSLADGGAASLVINYSLIGIMMFFTIYALGEMSVAYPIAGGFNTYAFRFIDPAWGFSLSWNYFINYFVTFPLELTTCAITFRFWSDINSAAWISIFLVAVIIINLLGVRAYGEVEFILSFIKVIATIGFIILAIIIDCGGVPTDHRGYIGGSIIRRNAFRHGFKGFCSVFVTAAFSFSGTEVIGLAAAETDDPKRTLPKSVRQIFWRIALFYSVSLLMIGLLISPEDSRLMGNQSGTSTSPFVLAIQEANIKGLPSVFNAVIIVSVISVTNTSTYTAGRTLHGMATLKHAPRVFLYTDRLGRPLFAMLVVLAFGFFAYINEANTKGNDISDTVFNWLLALTGLSNFFCWASICLSHIIFRIAFKKQGHTLDELAFVSPMGVWGSCIGFGFNILCLIAQFYVSLFPVGGKPNASDFFQGYLAAVVALIFFVGYKIYDRRCIPPLSQLDLNTGFHSAEFYNNYDEDHPRKERSKLAKVWSSCC, from the coding sequence ATGGAGGCTGATCGGAAGAATAGCCAGGAAAAGAAGGCGTTTGACTCCGCGGAGTCAAATACCACTACTTTTCAGACTACAGAGGCAAAGTTATACCCTTCTGAAAGCCGTACCTCATCTTATGAAAAACCTCCCGAGACAGAGggcttttttaaaaagttAGTGAATGACTTTCGACCAGCTCCGCCTACGGATCGCCCAGATGGTGTGGGCTTGAAACGAAAATTGAACAATCGTCACATGCAGATGATTTCCATCGGAGGTGCCATTGGTAGTGGTTTGTATGTTGGTTCAGGAAGCTCGTTGGCAGATGGTGGTGCTGCTAGTCTTGTTATCAACTATTCATTGATTGGTATTATGATGTTTTTCACCATTTATGCTTTGGGTGAAATGTCTGTAGCATATCCTATTGCCGGTGGTTTCAATACCTATGCATTTCGATTTATCGATCCCGCTTGGGGATTTTCCCTTAGTTGgaattattttataaattacTTTGTGACTTTTCCCTTGGAACTTACAACGTGTGCTATTACGTTTCGATTCTGGTCAGACATAAATAGTGCTGCCTGGAtctctatttttttggtagcTGTTATTATCATCAATTTACTGGGTGTTCGTGCATACGGCGAAGTGGAGTTTATTTTGAGTTTTATTAAAGTCATAGCTACAATTGGCTTTATTATCTTGGCTATTATCATTGATTGCGGTGGTGTGCCCACTGATCATCGTGGGTACATCGGCGGAAGTATCATTAGGCGGAATGCATTTCGTCATGGATTTAAAGGATTTTGCTCTGTTTTTGTCACAGCCGCTTTCTCCTTTTCGGGTACGGAGGTTATTGGTTTGGCTGCAGCTGAAACTGACGATCCCAAGAGAACTTTACCCAAAAGTGTTCGCCAAATTTTTTGGAGAATTGCCTTGTTTTACAGcgtttctcttttgatGATTGGCCTTTTAATTAGTCCTGAAGATTCTCGACTGATGGGAAATCAATCTGGTACCAGCACTtctccttttgttttagcTATTCAGGAAGCAAATATCAAAGGTCTTCCTTCCGTTTTCAATGCTGTCATTATTGTTTCGGTTATATCTGTAACAAACACTAGTACGTATACGGCCGGACGTACCCTGCATGGTATGGCCACTCTCAAACATGCCCCAagagtttttctttataccGATCGTCTTGGCCGCCCTTTGTTTGCTATGCTGGTAGTCTTAGCCTTTGGGTTTTTTGCCTATATTAACGAGGCAAACACGAAGGGAAATGATATTAGCGATACAGTATTTAATTGGCTACTTGCTCTTACTGGTTTATCCAACTTTTTCTGTTGGGCTAGTATTTGCCTTTCCCATATCATTTTCCGTATTgccttcaaaaaacaaggTCATACATTAGATGAGCTAGCATTTGTTTCTCCAATGGGCGTTTGGGGTTCTTGCATCGGCTTCGGTTTCAATATTTTATGTCTTATTGCCCAATTTTACGTATCACTATTCCCCGTGGGTGGAAAACCTAATGCCAGTgattttttccaaggatACTTAGCTGCCGTTGTTGctttaatcttttttgttggttATAAGATATATGATCGCCGTTGCATTCCTCCCCTTTCTCAACTGGACCTGAACACTGGTTTTCATTCTGCAGAATTCTACAATAATTATGATGAAGATCatccaagaaaagaaagaagtaaGCTTGCAAAAGTTTGGTCATCATGTTGCTAG
- a CDS encoding class I glutamine amidotransferase family protein — MARPAILLSVGYANHIPLYVEAIVKAGGTPIVVYPGLPKSKIPTQVDGVILAGGDSVHPNRYGEEYKPNVPVTMDVVRDDLEWAIVDFAMKRHLPILGICRGCQLLNVYFGGTLHQQVAHVGYADVHRPGKDKDYLAHMVVARSGRMLSIMGSKPVFVNSIHDQGIHSVGIGLKPTVFAEDGLCEGLESDDGNVLGVQWHPEAILEKQSHAPSVFRYIVEVAKTQMIQKSTILNVLPGSSPLVPQSSAIRTGP; from the coding sequence ATGGCCAGACCAGCCATTCTTCTTAGTGTCGGATATGCCAATCATATTCCATTGTATGTGGAAGCAATCGTCAAAGCAGGTGGTACTCCAATCGTTGTCTATCCCGGTTTGcccaaaagcaaaattccCACCCAGGTAGACGGTGTCATCTTGGCCGGCGGAGACTCTGTTCATCCCAATCGATATGGCGAAGAATATAAACCAAACGTGCCAGTCACCATGGACGTGGTCAGAGATGATTTGGAATGGGCCATTGTCGATTTTGCCATGAAGCGTCATCTTCCGATCTTGGGAATTTGCCGTGGATGCCAATTGCTCAATGTGTACTTTGGCGGCACCCTGCATCAACAAGTCGCCCATGTTGGCTACGCCGATGTTCACCGACCCGGAAAGGACAAGGATTATCTGGCTCATATGGTGGTTGCGCGCTCGGGTCGTATGCTCTCGATTATGGGATCAAAACCAGTCTTTGTAAATAGCATTCACGACCAGGGAATCCACTCTGTTGGAATAGGTCTCAAACCAACCGTATTTGCCGAAGATGGTCTTTGCGAGGGTCTTGAATCCGATGACGGAAATGTCCTTGGTGTCCAGTGGCATCCAGAAGCTATTCTCGAAAAACAGTCTCATGCTCCTTCTGTATTTCGCTATATTGTCGAAGTTGCAAAAACTCAAATGATCCAAAAATCTACCATATTGAACGTTTTGCCCGGTAGCTCGCCTCTTGTTCCCCAATCTAGTGCTATTCGTACTGGCCCGTAA
- the cmt2 gene encoding catechol-O-methyltransferase has protein sequence MTAEYEKEHALLNHIFSLPSEKLDAIRGEPELVLKAIDDYQTSAQIHYMDIGQVKGRIIIDKIQEKKPKVMVELGGYLGYSAILFGKELLQDPAAHYYSLEVNSTFAGMASKLIDLAGLSHKVTILVSSASESLVTLQKALQKEIPGFHAFDFVFIDHWKDLYVPDLRVMESLNLIAPGTVLVGDNIYKPGAPEYVEYIQGTPDSKREHNAKVRNVNGHDFVGRWDILYDSKTVPVELGNRTDAIEITHCTGYAEK, from the coding sequence atgactGCTGAAtacgaaaaagaacatgCTCTGTTGAATCATATATTCTCTTTGCCATCTGAAAAATTGGATGCAATTCGTGGAGAACCCGAGTTGGTTTTGAAGGCTATTGACGATTATCAAACAAGCGCACAGATCCATTACATGGATATTGGCCAAGTTAAGGGTCGAATCATTATTGacaaaatccaagaaaagaaacccaAGGTTATGGTGGAATTAGGCGGATACCTTGGCTATTCTGCGATTTTGTTTGGTAAAGAACTTTTGCAGGACCCTGCCGCCCATTACTATAGCCTGGAAGTCAATTCTACCTTTGCTGGAATGGCTTCCAAGTTGATTGATTTGGCAGGACTTTCTCACAAAGTGACGATCCTCGTCAGCTCTGCATCAGAATCGTTAGTTAcattacaaaaagcattgcaaaaagaaattccaGGATTCCACgcatttgattttgttttcattgaCCACTGGAAAGATTTGTACGTTCCCGACTTGCGAGTGATGGAATCTTTGAATCTAATCGCTCCAGGAACTGTCTTGGTGGGCGACAACATCTACAAACCAGGTGCCCCAGAATATGTCGAATACATTCAAGGCACTCCCGACTCCAAGCGTGAGCACAACGCCAAGGTTCGCAATGTTAATGGACACGACTTTGTTGGAAGATGGGATATTTTGTACGACTCGAAAACCGTGCCTGTCGAGTTGGGAAATAGAACGGATGCCATTGAAATCACTCATTGCACTGGGTACGCTGAAAAGTGA
- the osr2 gene encoding potassium channel, beta subunit, aldo-keto reductase, with protein MATNQETVHFDPKNMQFRFLGPSGLRVSAFSLGGWLTYGNTGYDIEHTKKCLKQAWDLGINTFDTAEVYSQGNSELVMGKAIKDLEWKRSEYVLITKVFFGAGPKLPNTTGLSRKHILEGVNNSLKRLDTEYVDVIMAHRYDPSVPMEEIVRAFTHLIHEGKAFYWGTSEWSAFEIEHAHHIATKYNLIAPIADQPQYNYVTRDHLEKDLLPLQQIYGYGSTVWSPLKFGILTGKYNDGIPEDSRLNTTYSQYADHLKSPEGKKTLQQVRQVSQIAEKLGASPAQLALAWTLKNPHVSTTILGASKPEQIVENAKALDFVDKLTPEILKEMDDILEFKPLDVQYRH; from the coding sequence ATGGCCACTAACCAAGAGACAGTTCACTTTGATCCCAAAAACATGCAGTTTCGCTTTCTTGGTCCTTCTGGATTGCGAGTTTCTGCCTTCTCTTTAGGAGGTTGGTTGACCTATGGTAACACCGGATACGATATTGAACATACCAAAAAGTGCCTCAAGCAAGCATGGGATTTGGGAATTAACACGTTTGACACTGCCGAGGTTTACAGTCAAGGAAACTCGGAACTTGTTATGGGGAAAGCTATCAAGGATTTGGAATGGAAGCGTTCTGAATATGTTTTGATCACCAAAGTGTTCTTTGGTGCCGGTCCTAAGCTCCCCAATACTACGGGCTTGTCAAGAAAACATATCCTTGAAGGTGTTAACAATTCTCTAAAGAGACTCGACACGGAGTATGTGGATGTGATCATGGCCCATCGTTATGACCCTTCCGTACCTATGGAAGAGATCGTTCGTGCCTTTACACATCTTATTCATGAAGGCAAAGCATTTTATTGGGGCACCTCTGAATGGAGTGCTTTCGAAATCGAGCATGCTCACCACATTGCTACGAAGTACAACTTGATTGCCCCCATTGCTGACCAACCCCAGTACAACTATGTGACGCGTGACCATCTTGAAAAGGACTTGCTGCCTCTCCAACAAATCTATGGTTACGGCTCTACCGTTTGGAGTCCTTTGAAATTCGGTATTTTGACCGGAAAGTACAACGATGGAATCCCGGAAGATTCTCGTTTGAATACAACATATTCACAGTACGCAGATCACCTTAAATCAcctgaaggaaaaaagacCCTTCAACAAGTTCGTCAAGTGAGTCAAATTGCCGAGAAATTAGGTGCGTCACCCGCTCAACTTGCCCTTGCTTGGACGTTGAAGAACCCCCATGTGTCTACAACAATTTTGGGTGCTAGTAAGCCCGAGCAGATTGTGGAGAATGCCAAGGCCTTGGATTTTGTCGATAAGTTGACTCCCGAAATCCTAAAGGAAATGGATGATATTTTAGAGTTTAAACCTTTGGATGTCCAATACCGCCATTAG